The following are from one region of the Variovorax sp. V213 genome:
- the rpmI gene encoding 50S ribosomal protein L35, which yields MPKMKTKSSAKKRFRVRPGGTVKRGQAFKRHILTKKTTKNKRHLRGAVAVHETNMVSVAAMLPGRGI from the coding sequence ATGCCCAAAATGAAGACCAAGAGCAGCGCGAAAAAACGTTTCCGCGTTCGTCCCGGTGGCACCGTCAAGCGCGGTCAAGCCTTCAAGCGTCACATCTTGACGAAGAAGACCACCAAGAACAAGCGTCACCTGCGTGGTGCAGTCGCAGTGCATGAAACCAACATGGTTTCTGTCGCCGCCATGCTGCCCGGCCGTGGCATTTAA
- a CDS encoding SWIB/MDM2 domain-containing protein — MATAKKAPAKKAPAKKAAPAKKAAAPAKKAAPAKKAAPAKKAAAPAKKAAPAKKAAPAKKAAPAKKRTPNAAFMKALTPSPALAAVVGSTPLPRTAVVSKLWDYIKKNNLQDKANKRNINADAKLKEIFGKPQVSMFELAALIGKHVK; from the coding sequence ATGGCAACTGCAAAGAAGGCTCCGGCCAAGAAAGCTCCGGCAAAGAAGGCCGCTCCCGCAAAGAAGGCTGCGGCTCCTGCGAAGAAGGCCGCACCGGCCAAGAAGGCTGCTCCCGCAAAGAAGGCTGCTGCTCCTGCGAAGAAGGCTGCTCCGGCGAAGAAGGCTGCTCCCGCAAAGAAGGCCGCTCCCGCCAAGAAGCGCACGCCCAACGCCGCGTTCATGAAGGCCCTGACCCCCAGCCCGGCACTCGCCGCTGTGGTCGGTTCGACGCCTCTGCCGCGCACCGCAGTGGTGAGCAAGCTGTGGGACTACATCAAGAAGAACAACCTTCAAGACAAGGCCAACAAGCGCAACATCAACGCCGACGCCAAGCTGAAGGAAATCTTCGGCAAGCCGCAAGTGTCGATGTTCGAACTGGCCGCGCTGATCGGCAAGCACGTCAAGTAA
- a CDS encoding DMT family transporter, whose translation MNTAVPASSRLVAYGCLALSMSLVGSYAALSKPLVAAFPVLLLAWLRFGIAALAMPHWLQRPPGEPPMSGRTRGLVFLESFLGNFLFSICMLFGVSLTSAVSAGVIMASIPAAVAVASWLFLRERITVRIGLAIGCAAVGIGLLALTPAHAPATAEGSARSSMPWLGNLLVFCAVLCETAYAVIGKSLTGHLGPKRISSLINLWGFVLSMPFGIWFALQFDFSAVRLGTWALLVVYALAASIWTVWLWMTGLRHVPAAQAGVFAVMLPVSAALVGVLVLGESLSWAQLIAFALALIGVVLATWPERRS comes from the coding sequence TTGAACACCGCTGTCCCCGCCTCCAGCCGGCTCGTCGCCTATGGCTGCCTGGCCTTGAGCATGTCGCTCGTCGGCAGTTATGCCGCCCTCTCCAAACCATTGGTCGCCGCCTTTCCGGTGTTGCTGCTCGCGTGGCTTCGCTTCGGCATCGCCGCGCTCGCCATGCCGCACTGGCTGCAGCGCCCACCGGGCGAACCGCCCATGAGCGGTCGCACCCGCGGCCTGGTCTTTCTCGAATCGTTTCTCGGCAACTTCCTGTTCTCGATCTGCATGCTGTTCGGCGTGAGCCTCACGAGTGCGGTGTCGGCCGGCGTGATCATGGCGTCCATTCCGGCGGCCGTGGCGGTTGCGAGCTGGCTCTTCCTGCGCGAGCGCATCACGGTGCGCATCGGCCTGGCCATCGGCTGCGCAGCGGTCGGCATCGGGCTGCTCGCGCTCACGCCGGCGCACGCTCCAGCCACCGCAGAGGGCTCTGCGCGCTCGTCCATGCCCTGGCTCGGCAACCTGCTCGTGTTCTGCGCGGTGCTTTGCGAAACGGCCTACGCGGTGATCGGCAAGTCGCTCACCGGCCACCTCGGCCCCAAGCGGATCTCGTCGCTCATCAACCTGTGGGGCTTCGTGCTGTCGATGCCCTTCGGCATCTGGTTCGCACTGCAGTTCGACTTCTCGGCCGTGCGCTTGGGCACCTGGGCCTTGCTCGTGGTCTACGCGCTTGCCGCAAGCATCTGGACCGTGTGGCTGTGGATGACGGGCCTGCGCCACGTGCCTGCCGCGCAAGCGGGTGTTTTCGCGGTGATGCTGCCCGTGAGCGCGGCCCTCGTGGGCGTGCTGGTGCTCGGTGAGAGCCTCTCCTGGGCACAGCTCATTGCGTTCGCGCTTGCGCTCATTGGCGTGGTGCTGGCGACGTGGCCCGAACGCCGAAGCTGA
- the infC gene encoding translation initiation factor IF-3 — protein sequence MLTIATAFRDRRHREERQHRLNREIMAPEVRLVGPENEPLGVMSLSEALRLAGEADVDLVEVVAAANPPVCRLIEYGKFKYHEQKKAAEAKSKQKVIEVKEIKFRPGTDDGDYNIKMRNIKRFLEEGDKCKITLRFRGREITHQELGLALLQRIRDELGDLIVVEQFPKLEGRQMIMMIAPGRKKPGGGGTAKPVSSETSAPAAA from the coding sequence ATTCTGACCATCGCTACTGCATTTCGCGACCGCCGCCACCGCGAGGAACGCCAACACCGCCTGAACCGGGAAATCATGGCCCCGGAAGTCCGCCTTGTAGGCCCGGAAAACGAGCCATTGGGTGTTATGAGTCTCTCCGAGGCCTTGCGCCTTGCCGGTGAGGCTGACGTGGATCTGGTGGAGGTCGTCGCCGCGGCCAATCCGCCAGTGTGCCGCCTGATCGAGTACGGCAAGTTCAAGTACCACGAGCAGAAGAAGGCGGCCGAGGCGAAGTCGAAGCAGAAGGTCATCGAGGTCAAGGAAATCAAGTTCCGGCCCGGTACCGACGATGGCGACTACAACATCAAGATGCGCAACATCAAGCGCTTTCTTGAAGAGGGTGACAAATGCAAGATCACGCTGCGCTTCCGCGGCCGCGAGATCACGCACCAGGAACTCGGCCTGGCCTTGCTGCAGCGCATTCGCGATGAGCTGGGCGACCTGATCGTCGTGGAGCAGTTTCCCAAGCTCGAAGGCCGGCAGATGATCATGATGATCGCTCCGGGCCGCAAGAAACCGGGTGGCGGTGGTACCGCCAAGCCCGTGTCGTCGGAAACGTCGGCGCCCGCGGCAGCCTGA
- the rplT gene encoding 50S ribosomal protein L20: MPRVKRGVTARARHKKVLALAKGFRGRRGNVFRIAKQAVMKAGQYAYRDRRNKKRVFRQLWIARINAASRELGLTYSQFANGIRKAGIEIDRKMLADIAVHDKAAFAGIVEQVKAKLAA; the protein is encoded by the coding sequence ATGCCTCGCGTCAAACGTGGTGTAACGGCTCGCGCCCGCCACAAGAAAGTTCTCGCACTCGCCAAGGGTTTCCGCGGTCGCCGCGGTAATGTCTTCCGCATCGCCAAACAGGCGGTGATGAAGGCTGGGCAATATGCCTACCGTGACCGCCGCAACAAGAAGCGCGTTTTCCGTCAACTGTGGATCGCGCGTATCAACGCCGCCTCGCGCGAACTGGGCCTGACCTACAGCCAGTTTGCAAACGGCATCCGCAAGGCCGGAATCGAGATCGACCGCAAGATGCTTGCGGACATCGCAGTGCACGACAAGGCCGCTTTTGCCGGCATCGTGGAGCAGGTCAAGGCCAAGCTGGCTGCTTGA
- the thrS gene encoding threonine--tRNA ligase has protein sequence MIQITLPDNSRREFPGPVSVAEVAQSIGPGLAKMTVAGKVDGKLVDASDVIDRDAKLQIITPKDDEGLEIIRHSTAHLVGHAVKQLYPTAKMVIGPVIEEGFYYDISYERPFTPEDMAAIEARMKELIAQDYDVVKKMTPRAEVIEVFKSRGEDYKLRLVEDMPDEQAMGLYYHQEYVDMCRGPHVPNTRFLKVFKLTKLAGAYWRGDAKNEQLQRVYGTAWADKKQLDQYIQRIEEAEKRDHRKLGKELDLFHIDEVAPGVVFWHPKGWAVWQAVEQYMRGIYRDTGYWEVKGPQILDKSLWEKTGHWQNYRDNMFTTESEKREYALKPMNCPGHVLIFKSDLRSYRDLPLRYGEFGQCHRNEPSGALHGIMRVRGFTQDDGHIFCTEDQILDECIAYTEQLQKVYADFGFTDILYKVATRPDNRVGSDELWDKAEHAVMEALRRSGVDFIISPGDGAFYGPKIEYTLKDALGRQWQCGTMQVDFNTAERLGGEYVTESSGRAHPVMLHRAIVGSLERFIGMLIEHHAGALPAWLAPVQVAVLNISEGQADYAASVAKTLENQGLRVQLDLHNEKITYKIRKHSLQKLPYIIVVGDKEKEAGAVAVRARGNQDLGAMSLESFKQRLDQDIADKR, from the coding sequence ATGATCCAGATCACGCTTCCCGACAACTCGCGCCGCGAGTTCCCCGGCCCGGTTTCGGTGGCCGAAGTTGCCCAGTCCATCGGACCCGGGCTCGCCAAGATGACGGTGGCCGGCAAGGTCGACGGCAAGCTGGTCGATGCCAGCGACGTCATCGACCGCGACGCCAAGCTGCAGATCATCACGCCCAAGGACGACGAGGGCCTGGAGATCATCCGCCACTCGACGGCCCACCTCGTCGGCCACGCCGTGAAGCAGCTCTACCCGACGGCCAAGATGGTCATCGGGCCGGTGATCGAGGAGGGCTTTTATTACGACATCTCGTACGAGCGCCCCTTCACGCCCGAAGACATGGCCGCCATCGAGGCGCGCATGAAGGAGCTGATTGCGCAGGACTACGACGTGGTCAAGAAGATGACGCCGCGTGCCGAAGTCATCGAGGTCTTCAAGTCGCGCGGCGAAGACTACAAGCTGCGCCTCGTCGAAGACATGCCCGACGAGCAGGCCATGGGCCTCTACTACCACCAGGAATACGTCGACATGTGCCGCGGCCCGCACGTGCCGAACACGCGCTTCCTGAAGGTCTTCAAGCTCACCAAGCTGGCCGGCGCCTACTGGCGCGGCGACGCCAAGAACGAGCAGCTGCAGCGCGTCTACGGCACGGCCTGGGCCGACAAGAAGCAGCTCGACCAGTACATCCAGCGCATCGAAGAGGCCGAGAAGCGCGACCACCGCAAGCTCGGCAAGGAGCTCGACCTGTTCCACATCGACGAAGTGGCGCCGGGCGTGGTGTTCTGGCACCCCAAGGGCTGGGCCGTGTGGCAGGCGGTGGAACAGTACATGCGCGGCATCTACCGCGACACGGGCTACTGGGAAGTGAAGGGCCCGCAGATTCTCGACAAGAGCCTGTGGGAGAAAACGGGCCACTGGCAGAACTACCGCGACAACATGTTCACGACGGAGTCGGAAAAGCGCGAATACGCGCTCAAGCCGATGAACTGCCCCGGCCACGTGCTCATCTTCAAGAGCGACCTGCGCAGCTACCGCGACCTGCCGCTGCGCTACGGCGAGTTCGGCCAGTGCCACCGCAACGAACCCAGCGGCGCGCTGCACGGCATCATGCGCGTGCGCGGCTTCACGCAGGACGACGGGCACATCTTCTGCACCGAAGACCAGATCCTCGACGAATGCATCGCCTACACGGAGCAATTGCAGAAGGTCTATGCCGACTTCGGCTTCACGGACATCCTCTACAAGGTGGCCACGCGGCCCGACAACCGCGTGGGCTCCGACGAGCTGTGGGACAAGGCCGAGCATGCGGTCATGGAAGCGCTGCGCCGCTCGGGCGTCGACTTCATCATCTCGCCCGGCGACGGCGCCTTCTATGGCCCCAAGATCGAGTACACGCTGAAGGACGCGCTGGGCCGCCAGTGGCAGTGCGGCACGATGCAGGTCGACTTCAACACGGCCGAACGGCTGGGCGGCGAATACGTCACCGAGTCGAGCGGCCGCGCGCACCCCGTCATGCTGCACCGCGCCATCGTGGGCAGCCTCGAGCGCTTCATCGGCATGCTGATCGAACACCACGCCGGCGCACTGCCCGCGTGGCTCGCTCCGGTGCAGGTGGCGGTGCTCAATATCAGCGAAGGGCAGGCCGATTACGCCGCTTCAGTGGCGAAAACGCTGGAGAATCAAGGGCTTAGGGTTCAGCTGGATCTGCACAACGAGAAGATTACGTATAAAATACGGAAGCATTCGTTGCAAAAGCTCCCTTACATCATTGTCGTAGGCGACAAAGAGAAGGAAGCTGGTGCCGTCGCAGTGCGCGCCCGGGGCAACCAAGACCTCGGTGCAATGTCCCTCGAATCGTTCAAGCAGCGGCTCGACCAGGATATTGCTGACAAGCGTTGA
- the pheS gene encoding phenylalanine--tRNA ligase subunit alpha translates to MNELDSLVATARAAFAEAKTPAELENAKAQFLGKSGRITELMKGMAALSVDEKKSRGAAINVAKQAIESSLTERRQQLADEELSLQLRAEALDVSLPGSRRNPGGLHPVSRTLERIEEIFSSMGFDVADGPEIESDWHSFTSLNNPPNHPARSMQDTFYVDLNGDDGIPYNLRPHTSPMQVRYAHQHIKKYAAEFAAAAADTTGAVKAPEIRVIAPGRTYRVDSDATHSPMFHQCEGLWLGENVSFKDLKVVFTDFCRTFFESDDLVLRFRPSFFPFTEPSAEIDIQFASGPLAGRWLEVAGSGQVHPNVVRNMGLDPERYIGFAFGMGPDRLTMLRYGVNDLRLFFDGDLRFLSQFQ, encoded by the coding sequence ATGAACGAGTTGGACTCCCTGGTCGCCACCGCACGCGCCGCCTTCGCCGAAGCGAAAACGCCCGCCGAGCTCGAGAACGCCAAGGCGCAGTTCCTCGGCAAGTCGGGCCGCATCACCGAGCTGATGAAGGGCATGGCCGCGCTCAGCGTCGACGAGAAGAAGTCGCGCGGCGCCGCAATCAACGTGGCCAAGCAGGCCATCGAGTCCTCGCTGACCGAACGCCGCCAGCAACTGGCCGACGAAGAGCTTTCGCTGCAGCTGCGCGCCGAGGCCCTCGACGTGAGCCTGCCCGGCAGCCGCCGCAATCCGGGTGGCTTGCACCCGGTGAGCCGCACCCTGGAGCGCATCGAGGAGATCTTCTCCAGCATGGGCTTCGACGTGGCCGACGGCCCGGAGATCGAGAGCGACTGGCACAGCTTCACCTCGCTCAACAACCCGCCGAACCATCCTGCGCGTTCGATGCAGGACACCTTCTATGTCGACCTGAACGGCGACGACGGCATTCCGTACAACCTGCGTCCGCACACCAGCCCGATGCAGGTGCGCTATGCGCATCAGCACATCAAGAAGTACGCGGCCGAGTTTGCCGCCGCGGCAGCCGACACCACCGGTGCCGTCAAGGCGCCCGAGATCCGCGTGATTGCGCCCGGCCGCACCTACCGCGTCGACAGCGACGCCACGCACTCGCCCATGTTCCACCAGTGCGAAGGCCTGTGGCTCGGCGAAAACGTGAGCTTCAAGGACCTGAAGGTCGTCTTCACCGACTTCTGCCGCACCTTCTTCGAGAGCGATGACTTGGTGTTGCGCTTTCGCCCGAGCTTCTTTCCTTTTACCGAGCCCAGCGCCGAAATCGACATCCAGTTTGCGAGCGGCCCGCTGGCCGGCCGCTGGCTCGAAGTCGCCGGTTCGGGCCAGGTGCACCCGAACGTGGTGCGCAACATGGGGCTCGACCCCGAGCGCTACATCGGCTTTGCCTTTGGCATGGGGCCCGACCGCCTCACGATGCTGCGCTACGGCGTGAACGACTTGCGACTGTTCTTCGACGGCGACTTGCGCTTTCTCTCGCAGTTCCAGTAA
- a CDS encoding gamma-glutamylcyclotransferase has product MPQSPKSDGLPGARTSRHVFVYGTLRRGGRNDIARFRPEPFHVADAAIAGTLYDLGAYPGVVLGGKGRVVGEIYRIEPEVEAALDVLEEVADDDAGEYIRRHVTLEAGAQQFECLVYEIHPSRIAGRAVIRSGDWIAHAAAR; this is encoded by the coding sequence ATGCCGCAGTCGCCGAAATCCGATGGCTTGCCAGGTGCACGCACTTCGCGTCACGTGTTTGTCTACGGCACGTTGCGCCGCGGCGGGCGCAACGACATCGCGCGCTTCCGGCCCGAACCATTCCACGTGGCCGATGCCGCCATTGCGGGCACGCTGTACGACCTGGGCGCCTACCCCGGCGTGGTGCTGGGCGGAAAAGGGCGCGTGGTGGGCGAGATCTACCGCATCGAGCCCGAGGTGGAAGCGGCGCTCGACGTGCTCGAAGAAGTTGCCGACGACGACGCCGGCGAATACATCAGGCGCCATGTGACGCTGGAAGCGGGCGCGCAGCAGTTCGAATGCCTGGTCTACGAGATCCATCCGTCGCGCATCGCAGGCCGTGCGGTGATCAGGAGCGGCGACTGGATCGCGCACGCGGCGGCCAGGTAA
- the aceA gene encoding isocitrate lyase: MPQTLTEQLSREQQIAALEKEWATNPRWKGIKRGYSAADVVRLRGSFPIEHTLARRGAEKLWELVNNEPYVNCLGALTGGQAMQQVKAGVKAIYLSGWQVAADANTYSAMYPDQSLYPVDSVPTVVERINNTFRRADEIQWSKNVNPGDKGYVDYFAPIVADAEAGFGGVLNGFELMKAMIKAGAGGVHFEDQLASVKKCGHMGGKVLVPTTEAVQKLVAARMAADVCGTPTLVIARTDAEAADLITSDYDENDKPFLTGERTAEGFYKTRKGMDQAISRAIAYAYYADLVWCETGTPDLEFARKFAEAVHKVHPGKMLAYNCSPSFNWKKNLDDATIAKFQKELGAMGYKYQFITLAGIHSMWFNMFDLAQDYVQRGMSAYVEKVQEPEFAARDRGYTFVSHQQEVGTGYFDEVTTVIQGGKSSVTALTGSTEEEQFH, encoded by the coding sequence ATGCCCCAGACCCTCACCGAACAACTGAGCCGCGAACAGCAAATTGCCGCCCTCGAGAAAGAATGGGCCACCAATCCCCGCTGGAAGGGCATCAAGCGCGGCTACAGCGCCGCCGACGTGGTGCGCCTTCGCGGTTCGTTCCCCATCGAGCACACGCTGGCACGCCGCGGCGCCGAGAAGCTCTGGGAGCTGGTGAACAACGAGCCCTACGTCAATTGCCTCGGCGCGCTCACGGGCGGCCAGGCCATGCAGCAGGTGAAGGCCGGCGTGAAGGCCATCTACCTGTCGGGCTGGCAGGTTGCCGCGGACGCCAACACCTACTCGGCCATGTACCCCGACCAGTCGCTGTACCCGGTGGACTCGGTGCCGACCGTGGTCGAGCGCATCAACAACACCTTTCGCCGCGCGGACGAAATCCAGTGGTCCAAGAACGTGAATCCCGGCGACAAGGGCTATGTCGACTACTTCGCGCCCATCGTTGCGGACGCTGAAGCCGGCTTTGGCGGCGTGCTGAACGGCTTCGAGCTGATGAAGGCCATGATCAAGGCCGGCGCCGGCGGCGTGCACTTCGAAGACCAGCTCGCCTCGGTCAAGAAGTGCGGCCACATGGGCGGCAAGGTGCTGGTGCCCACCACGGAAGCCGTGCAGAAGCTCGTCGCCGCGCGCATGGCCGCCGACGTTTGCGGTACGCCAACGCTCGTGATTGCCCGCACCGACGCCGAAGCGGCCGACCTCATCACCAGCGACTACGACGAGAACGACAAGCCGTTCCTGACCGGCGAGCGCACCGCCGAAGGCTTCTACAAGACCAGGAAGGGCATGGACCAGGCCATCAGCCGCGCTATCGCCTATGCGTACTACGCCGACCTGGTGTGGTGCGAAACCGGCACGCCCGACCTCGAGTTCGCCCGCAAGTTCGCCGAAGCCGTGCACAAGGTGCACCCCGGCAAGATGCTGGCCTACAACTGCTCGCCTTCGTTCAACTGGAAGAAGAACCTCGACGACGCCACCATTGCCAAGTTCCAGAAGGAACTGGGCGCCATGGGCTACAAGTACCAGTTCATCACGCTGGCCGGCATCCATTCGATGTGGTTCAACATGTTCGACCTGGCCCAGGACTACGTGCAGCGCGGCATGTCGGCCTACGTCGAGAAGGTGCAAGAGCCCGAGTTCGCGGCGCGCGACCGCGGCTACACCTTCGTATCGCACCAGCAGGAAGTGGGCACCGGTTACTTCGACGAGGTGACCACGGTCATCCAGGGCGGCAAGTCCAGCGTCACGGCGCTGACCGGCTCGACCGAAGAAGAACAGTTCCACTGA